One region of Epilithonimonas zeae genomic DNA includes:
- a CDS encoding endonuclease/exonuclease/phosphatase family protein, producing the protein MGIIRLILTVFHLIIIALLFGTIMNAYIPPSVFGFLNLLSLGFPILIIINIILLLFWIITWKKRAVVFLVVSLFFIIPTRRWINFTPSKKEIPNLKLISLNGKFGKMGDDEIYDFLNKQNPDVVFFQEYDNKKPLDGFKYFENSRPITKIQSKFPIVESGQVRTDANNSVCMSADIRIDNITIRFINIYMEPFFLDKKMVKPSKDMDVNEQKAKKVLHMLIPTFKKHQTQIDQIKDFINASPYPVIVAGDFNAVPNSYEYYKVSEDLQDVFLKVGKGSGTSFHDFKFPLKIDHIFASESIEPISYKVDRSVRISDHFPVIAEFYIK; encoded by the coding sequence ATGGGAATCATTCGCTTAATTTTAACGGTATTTCATCTGATAATTATTGCTCTGCTTTTTGGAACAATAATGAATGCTTACATCCCGCCAAGTGTTTTTGGGTTTCTTAATCTTTTATCATTAGGATTCCCGATTCTCATTATTATTAATATTATTTTATTGCTATTCTGGATTATTACTTGGAAAAAAAGAGCGGTGGTTTTTCTTGTTGTATCTTTATTTTTTATCATTCCTACTAGACGTTGGATTAATTTCACGCCTTCGAAAAAGGAAATTCCAAACTTGAAATTGATTTCTCTTAATGGGAAATTTGGAAAAATGGGTGATGATGAGATTTATGATTTTCTCAACAAGCAGAATCCCGATGTTGTTTTCTTCCAAGAATATGATAACAAAAAGCCATTGGATGGATTTAAATATTTTGAAAACAGCCGCCCTATTACCAAGATTCAGTCTAAATTTCCGATTGTAGAAAGCGGTCAAGTAAGAACAGACGCTAACAATTCAGTTTGTATGTCTGCTGATATTAGGATTGACAACATAACAATTCGTTTCATCAACATTTATATGGAGCCGTTTTTCCTTGATAAAAAGATGGTAAAACCAAGTAAAGATATGGATGTCAACGAGCAGAAAGCTAAGAAAGTTTTGCATATGTTGATTCCGACATTCAAAAAACATCAGACGCAGATTGATCAAATTAAAGATTTTATTAATGCGTCACCTTATCCTGTAATTGTTGCCGGAGATTTCAATGCTGTGCCCAACTCCTATGAATATTACAAAGTTTCCGAAGATTTACAAGATGTTTTCCTTAAAGTAGGAAAAGGAAGCGGAACCAGTTTCCACGATTTCAAATTTCCGCTGAAAATAGACCACATTTTTGCTTCAGAATCCATCGAGCCCATCAGTTATAAAGTGGACAGAAGTGTCAGAATATCAGACCATTTTCCTGTTATTGCTGAATTTTATATCAAATAA
- a CDS encoding rhomboid family intramembrane serine protease, with the protein MFPQITPVTRNIIILNVIFFVGTLLLKNLNINFDALLAGYFPLSPNFRSWQIITHMFMHGSIMHIVFNMLTLYSFGPVLEQVLGQKKFIILYFAAGLGGFVLYNIWNYVEVSQLTNFLNSQGFDIHEIYKTVDTSYIEYYPNFSNDEVINEKAQNLFAILKTPMVGASGAIFGIIAAFSTLFPDAKLMFMFIPFPVKAKYLTPIIIVVSIVLGFGQFSGDNIAHFAHLGGALIGFLYIRNWKKHRDRIQ; encoded by the coding sequence ATGTTTCCCCAAATAACGCCTGTTACCCGAAATATAATCATCCTGAATGTCATCTTTTTTGTAGGAACACTTCTGCTTAAAAATCTGAACATTAATTTTGATGCACTTTTAGCGGGATATTTTCCATTGTCTCCAAACTTCAGGTCTTGGCAAATTATTACGCATATGTTTATGCACGGAAGTATTATGCATATTGTTTTTAATATGTTGACGCTTTACAGTTTCGGACCAGTTCTGGAGCAAGTTTTGGGACAAAAGAAATTCATTATTCTATATTTTGCAGCCGGTTTAGGTGGTTTCGTTTTATATAATATTTGGAACTATGTGGAAGTAAGTCAATTGACTAATTTCTTAAATAGTCAAGGTTTTGATATTCATGAAATATATAAAACAGTTGATACAAGTTACATAGAATATTATCCAAACTTTTCGAATGATGAAGTGATAAATGAAAAAGCGCAAAACCTTTTTGCAATCTTAAAAACTCCAATGGTTGGAGCATCAGGCGCGATCTTCGGAATCATTGCAGCGTTTTCTACATTATTTCCCGATGCCAAGTTGATGTTTATGTTTATTCCTTTTCCTGTCAAGGCAAAATATTTGACCCCAATTATTATCGTGGTTTCCATAGTTTTAGGATTTGGACAGTTCAGTGGCGATAATATTGCGCATTTTGCCCACCTTGGAGGTGCTTTAATTGGTTTTCTTTACATCAGAAACTGGAAAAAACACAGAGACAGAATCCAATAA